The genomic window TTCAAACTTCTCCTCTTCTCCTTCGGCCGTGGCCCCCTTTCACCACCACAGCCCCTCCTCCACTTTATCTGCACTGCCTCCCTCCCTATCAAAATCAACCAAAACCCACATCCCAATTCCTACAAAATTACAAGTCCATATTCCAAAACCGGCCAGAAAGTCGCCTTTCTCATCAAAGCGTTGGCTTTAGCTGCATTGTTGAAGGTCTACAAGTACAGACAATTTTTGCATCCAAACGTCATCTTAGCTCTCTACTGTTGCCACGTGTACCTCGCCGCTGAACTTATCCTGGCCCTGGCTGCAGCCCCGGCTCGAGCCATCGGCCTGGAGCTCGAGCCACAGTTCAATGAACCCTACCTCGCAACTTCTCTACAAGATTTCTGGGGGCGTAGGTGGAACCTCATGGTAAGCAGTATCCTGCGCCCCACCATATACTTTCCCATCCGTCGTTTTACGGCGAGTAGACTTGGGCCCAGGTGCTCACATCTCCTGGCAATGCTCGCGGCCTTTACAGTCTCGGGCCTCATGCACGAGGTAATTTACTACTACCTCACGCGAGTGACTCCCACGTGGGAAGTCACGTGGTTCTTCGTGCTACAGGGGGTGTGCACCGCCGCGGAGGTGGCGGCCAAGAAGGCGGCAGCAGGAAGGTGGCAGTTTCCCCCGGCGGTCACCAGGCCGTTGACGGTTGTGTTCGTGGCCGTCACCGGTTTTTGGCTGTTCTTCCCGCAGCTGTTAAGGAACCACGTGGATGTTAAGACCATTGGGGAGTACtcaattttgattgattttgtcaAGGAGAAAACGCTACTGCCACTGTCCTTGTATTTGCaatgatatattatttgatgaCTATGTCTTACAGATAGGCAGGCATGACCTGTCATTTTATTAGTATATTTTTGGTGGATGGAGGCTTTCAATGTGGCATGTGAATCTGACATTGCACCTTCTTCTAATGGTATCGGGCGAGGGTTTCCATGCCCAACATGTGACTGGGAGCCCTTCActccaaaattccaaacttCATAATTACGTTATGCTCTGGGAAGTGGAAAAtactttatattaaaatttgattttgtgaAAGGTCGTACCAGATACCATTCCATATTCTAAGTACAAATTTTGTTagcattttaaaagtaaaacataatCAGTAACAGATGCTtctaacataaatatttttttttttatatttttgtatgtaGCATTAttgttaaaacaaaaatttgagcTATGGTATTTGTAAAGTTATTTAGGGAATATTTGATGTCTGAaagtggaaaaataaaatattaaggatgttattttaatatttgaatgacatgtaaaatgagtatatgagatataaaaaacatgaaagaaggaaagttagggcttgtttggtagTTATTTTAGAGAATagttttttcttgtgttttaaaacaaaaaagcatGGAAATACGCTCGATAATTAAGAAGAACagagaatagaaaatatggtgttttcaaataatatcttttaattgttttacgttgtttttacttactttttgatggttatttttaaaaataattaaataaatatgtagaatgattaaaaataaaacactaaatacataaattatttttaaaacttaataaaaatattttaaatttttaaatagacttttattctacaaaatattatataacaatttttaaaaattgttttttaaaacaatttttcaagattattttcaaatataattataagcCGGTCCTAGGTTTTTTTAggcaattgttttttaaaacaattttttttcttcagaaaaaaaaggaaaaaagaggaaaacatttttaagaataaaacaaaaggaaattttctatttttaagaaaaagaaatataacattttcaaaaaaatatatttcaattgtttcaattattttttgagaattgatttaaaaaataattatccaaataggaagaaagataaaaataaaagattatagataaaagttcttttaaaatatatttaaaaatagagaaaatatgttgaatacatttcaaattctcaaataaatttttatttcataaaacattataaaatggttttaaaaaactcttcttaaaaactattttctttactaaaaatataatttttaatgatatctatttagaaatttgaaatatttttaatatgttttctatattttaaaatatgttttaaaaataacttttgttttatttaattattttttatatttttataattattttgtaaaacaaaaaaattaaaagatactTTCTAAAAATGTCATATggtctatttttaaaaataaaaaattattttctattttctattaatctaacttttttttaacgataaaaaaattattttcaaataagttATCAATTGGAATTTATATCTTTTCATCATTATTCACTCCTTTCAACAATTTATTTAAGTGAATAATGTAACTCATATaatctaaattttcaaatatataatctaatatattataaaaataataataataatcataacaataataataataataatatttatttccatCGATGAGACAGAATCCAACAAAAATGAAAACGTCTTTCCATTTCAAGAGTAATTTAATTATGCGGATAGAATGTTCACTCGTCACAGATTTTTCCATGGAGAAGAAAAGGCAGAGACGCCATTCTAGACTCTTTCATGGCTTCCCAAATCTAACCCACTTTCCTAACTAGAAAAAAAGCATATCTATTTATATATGGTCGAACATCACCAGTAGAAAGGTTGAGAAAAATGGGGGGTGAGATCAAGGGTTTGATCAAGGTCTGTCTCTCTGTTCTTGCGTCTCTCTGCTACTCCTACTTCATCGTCTCCAAGATACCCAAAGGCAAGTTCAGACTGCTTTCTCTTCTCCCAATCTTCTCCCTTTTCGTCGCTCTCCCTCTCTTCCTCTCTACTGCCATTCTCTCCGGCATCACTGCTTTCTTCATCACCTGGCTAGCCACCTTCAGACTCGCTCTCTTCTCCTTCGATTTAGGTCCTCTCTCCACTGGCTCACCAAAGTCTCTTCTCGTCTTCATCGCCACTGCTTGTCTCCCCAtcaaaatcaagccaaataAGCAACATCCGTCTCGCCAAGA from Vitis riparia cultivar Riparia Gloire de Montpellier isolate 1030 unplaced genomic scaffold, EGFV_Vit.rip_1.0 scaffold540_pilon_pilon, whole genome shotgun sequence includes these protein-coding regions:
- the LOC117910007 gene encoding long-chain-alcohol O-fatty-acyltransferase-like, with the protein product LLLFSFGRGPLSPPQPLLHFICTASLPIKINQNPHPNSYKITSPYSKTGQKVAFLIKALALAALLKVYKYRQFLHPNVILALYCCHVYLAAELILALAAAPARAIGLELEPQFNEPYLATSLQDFWGRRWNLMVSSILRPTIYFPIRRFTASRLGPRCSHLLAMLAAFTVSGLMHEVIYYYLTRVTPTWEVTWFFVLQGVCTAAEVAAKKAAAGRWQFPPAVTRPLTVVFVAVTGFWLFFPQLLRNHVDVKTIGEYSILIDFVKEKTLLPLSLYLQ